A window from Exiguobacterium marinum DSM 16307 encodes these proteins:
- a CDS encoding TrkH family potassium uptake protein: protein MQQKFMKRNLQLFFRNLTPVQTLVLIYSAAAILSVLLLALPIAHKPGVTITFTDLVFFAVSCVSVTGLTPIVVTDTFSTFGLFIILFIVQVSGVGLISLHVIMWILLGKRIGFRERQLILRDQNQTSMSGIVKYITEIVITVIAIEAVGAVLLGVHYLNYFDTAGEAFLQGLFGSVSATTNAGFDITGSSLAPFREDPFVIFTQIALMTGGAIGFPVLVEIRTYLVSRITRKRHTFPSRFSLFTKLTVTTFFILIAVGTVGLFFFEYNNAFKDLPLWLAFSDSLFQSVTTRNGGLSTVDVNLFSEASMLLLSILMFIGASPSSVGGGIRTTTFAVAVLGVVAFIRGDSSIKIFGREIVLEDIWKAFVIITVSLAVLLSGVMVMAYFEDASLTRILFEACSAFGTTGLSVGLSSEFSNVGKWVLTVLMFIGRIGVIAFILILQRRQPKRMYNYPKESIILG, encoded by the coding sequence ATGCAACAGAAATTCATGAAACGGAACTTACAATTGTTCTTTCGAAATTTAACACCGGTTCAAACACTCGTGTTAATTTATAGTGCGGCAGCGATTTTATCAGTTTTGCTCCTCGCCTTACCGATTGCCCATAAACCCGGTGTGACGATCACGTTTACTGATCTTGTCTTCTTTGCGGTGAGTTGTGTCAGTGTCACTGGGCTAACGCCAATCGTGGTCACCGATACCTTCTCCACGTTCGGCTTATTTATTATTTTATTCATCGTCCAGGTGAGTGGTGTCGGGTTGATCAGTCTGCACGTCATCATGTGGATTTTGCTTGGGAAGCGGATCGGGTTCCGGGAGCGACAACTGATTTTACGTGACCAAAACCAGACATCGATGTCTGGTATTGTCAAATACATCACAGAAATCGTCATCACCGTTATTGCCATTGAGGCGGTCGGTGCCGTCTTACTCGGGGTCCATTACTTAAATTATTTTGATACCGCCGGAGAAGCCTTCTTACAAGGCTTATTCGGATCCGTCAGTGCGACGACGAACGCCGGATTTGATATTACCGGGAGTTCGCTCGCGCCGTTCCGTGAAGACCCGTTTGTCATCTTCACGCAAATTGCGCTTATGACAGGTGGTGCCATCGGATTCCCGGTACTCGTTGAGATTCGGACATACTTGGTGAGCCGAATCACACGGAAGCGTCATACGTTCCCGAGTCGGTTCTCATTGTTCACCAAATTGACGGTCACGACATTCTTTATCTTGATTGCCGTCGGGACGGTCGGATTGTTCTTCTTCGAGTACAACAATGCCTTCAAAGATTTGCCGTTATGGCTTGCGTTCTCAGATTCGTTGTTCCAGTCCGTGACGACACGTAACGGTGGATTATCGACAGTCGACGTCAACTTGTTCTCGGAAGCGAGCATGCTGTTATTGTCGATTCTTATGTTCATCGGAGCCTCACCATCGTCTGTCGGTGGCGGGATTCGAACAACAACGTTTGCCGTGGCTGTTCTCGGGGTCGTCGCGTTTATTCGTGGAGACTCGTCAATTAAAATTTTCGGTCGTGAGATCGTTCTTGAAGACATTTGGAAAGCGTTCGTCATCATTACCGTTTCGCTCGCCGTCCTATTGTCTGGGGTCATGGTCATGGCTTACTTTGAAGATGCCTCATTGACACGAATCTTATTCGAGGCATGTTCGGCGTTCGGAACGACAGGACTGTCTGTCGGTTTATCTTCTGAATTTAGTAACGTTGGAAAATGGGTGCTGACGGTTCTCATGTTCATCGGTCGAATCGGTGTCATCGCCTTC